The following is a genomic window from Pseudomonadota bacterium.
ATATTGCCTGATTCAAGGTCTGGGACTACCAGTATATCTGCCTTTCCTGCAACCTGAGAACGGATATTCTTTACTTTAGCCGCCTCAACGGAAACGGCATTATCAAATGCAAGAGGGCCGTCAAGTAAAGCTCCGGTTATCTGCCCACGCTCCGCCATTTTACATAAAGCCGTAGCGTCCAGTGTGGACGGTATTTTTTCATTAACCGTTTCTATAGCAGATATGATAGCTACACGCGGAGTTCCAAAATCAAGCGAGTGGAAAAGGTCTATCGCATTTTGTACGATATCTTTTTTATCCGAAAGCGTAGGTTTAATATTTATTGCCGCATCGGTAATGAATAAAGGCTTAGGGTATGCCGGTATATCTGCCATAACCACATGGCTTACTCTTCTGCCTGTGCGTAGACCTGTATCTTTTTTAATAACCTCCAATAGAAGCTCGTCAGTGTGTATTTTGCCTTTCATCAGGGCTTCCACCTCACCACGCCTTGCCAGCAAAACGGCTATCTCGGCAGCGGCATGGCTATGCTCGGTCGGGACAAGTCGGTATTTTGAAATATCCAGCTTCTCTTTTTTTGCAATATCCCTTATTTTTGCTTCCGGTCCTACCAATATAGGTTCTATAAGACCTTCTTCGGCAGAGGCTATTGCCCCTTTTAAAGAGTTAGCATCAACAGGGTGAACTACTGCCGTTTTTATCGGTGAATGACCTGCTGCCATACAAATAATGCGATGGTAATTAGGGCATTCTTCCCTGCTATTTGAAAGTTTGATATCAGGCAGCCTTATTCTCTTACGGCTGACTTTTTCTGTAGGAGCTATAACTACCGCTTCTCCTTTGATAACTTCCTTACCGTTTTGGTTAACGCATAAACAATCCAATGTAACTATATTCTTCGTTTTTTTCTTTGATTTTACAATTACCCTTGCCGTTATGGTATCACCGATGGCTACCGGCTTTAAAAATTGAAATGTCTGGTTTAAATATATAGTGCCGGGACCGGGGAGTTGAGTACCTAAAACCGTAGAGATGAAAGAACCGCTCCACATGCCGTGTGCTATGATTTTATGGAACATATCGCTTTGTGCGTATTCTTCATCAACATGGGCGGGATTTACATCACCCGACATGATAGCGAAAAGGTCGATATCCTTTCGGGTCAGCGTATGTTCTATTGAGGCTGTGTCCCCAATTTCGATTTCATCGAATGTCTTGTTTTCTATATAGCCGTTCATACTGCCTCGCTAATTATCACTGTTCTTTGTTATCGTCTTTCCATGTAAATCCCAAAATTCCTGCATCGCAATAAATGTAAATGCTACCGACCACCCTATCAATACCAGACCGTTCAGTGCCTCAACCCCTACAAGTAGATGCAGTCCCTTTTGGGGAAATACATCCCCTAAACCCAAAGAGGAATACGTCTCCGCTGAAAAATACAGATATGTAAGGAATATATCCTCATGTTCACCACCAATGCCTCCAAGACCGGTTTTTGACATAATCCAGAACGTAAAACCGTAAATCCATACCGCAATAGTATGACCCGCAAAAATTGAAAGAACTACTATGATGACTTTTTTACGGGGAGCAAGGCTCAGCTTTGGCAACAACGCCCATGTAAGACGCATTATCTCATAGTAGATTAGGGTTGTAGTTATGACAAGTATAATACTTATCAGACCGCCAATTAAATGAACCATATATTACCTTTCAACATCAATAATAAGCAGAAATACTATACTTGCTTATCCTTTTGAAATAAGCAAGTATAATGTAATCCACGCCTTCATGAGAGGAGCTATTATAATTTTCAATGACGAATAACGAAAAGGCTATTATATAAATATATTTTTTAAGGTATTTGTTATATGATAAAAAACTGAAAGAGTGGGTAATATGAAAAGCATAAATCCATATAGTAATAAAATTATAAGTTCTTATGGCAAAATGAAAGACAGTGAAGTTTTGTCAATCATAGAGTCTATGCACAGCTCTTTTTTAAAATGGAAGAATTATACCTTTTACGAAAAAAGTATATTAATGCGGCAGGCTGCCGATATTTTAAGAAAACATAAAGATGAGTACGCAGAACTAATAACCTGCGAGATGGGAAAGCCGATAAATGAATCTGTAGCTGAAATAGAAAAATGTTCCTTGTTATGTGATTACTATCAGGAAAACGCAGCAATTTTTTTAGAACCGCGGGAAATTAAGACAGATTATGTAAAAAGCTATGTCAGGTTTGACCCTATAGGTATTATATTTGCGGTGATGCCTTGGAACTTCCCTTTCTGGCAGGTATTTAGATTTGCCGTACCCACATTAATGGCAGGTAATGCGGGATTGTTAAAACACGCAAGCAATGTTTCAGGCTGTGCTTTGGTAATAGATGATATCTTTACAAAAGCAGGATTCCCCGAAAATATATTCCGAACCTTGTTGATAGACCATAATCAGTCAGATAGCGTTATAGCACACAGCTATATAAGGGCTGTTACCGTTACTGGCAGTGTTGAGGCAGGAAAGGCCATAGCTAAAAGAGCCGGTGAGTTTTCCAAAAAAAGCGTTCTGGAACTAGGGGGCAGCGATGCTTATATAGTACTTAGCAATGCCGACATTGATAAAGCTGCCGAACTTTGTGTTAAAAGCAGAATGATAAATGGCGGACAAAGCTGTATTGCCGCCAAGCGTTTTATTGTTCATCAATCCATACATGATAAGTTTGTTGAGAAAATGAAAACGCAAATGCAAGGCTATGTTGCAGGTGACCCGATGGATAAAAGGACTAATCTTGGACCTATGGTATCTAAAAAGCAAAGGGATATTATTCATGAACAGGTAAAACAGTCGGTTGAAAAGGGTGCTAAGTGTATTCTTGGGGGATTTATAGAAGACAAAAACGGTGCTTTCTATCCGCCGACTATTTTAATCAATGTAAAACCTGATATGCCCGCCTATGACGACGAGATATTCGGTCCTGTAGCCTCCGTAATAAAATTCAGCGATGTGGGGGAGGCTATACGTATAGCCAACGATTCGAATTTCGGTCTGGGCGGAGCTGTTTTCAGTAATGATATAAAAACTGCTGAAAATATCGCAAGACAGATGGATACCGGTAATGTTGCCGTAAATGATTATGTCAAGTCCGACCCCAAACTTCCTTTCGGTGGAGTGAAATATAGCGGTTATGGCAGGGAGCTTGCTGAATTCGGGATACGTGAATTTGTGAATATCAAAACGGTTGTTGTATCTTAATTGAGGCGAAAGGGGTGGCTCGAATCTTATTTTTGTATCATATTCTTTAACGTTCTTTTTCCGAAAGATTTATGTAGAACCTCATCAATCTCTTTTTTGAAGGTTTCGGTGTCGTTGTTACTTAATTTTGTATCCTCATCTGACCTTGTACGTATGCGTACCGAGTTGATAATGTCAAAATATGTTATGTGTTCAAGCGGACGCTTGGGGACTATCGAGCCTGTTCCCTCTTCAACGGATATGAGTTCCGACCGGATTAGGTAGTAAATTATTTCATCTACCGCCTGTAACGGGAACTTACAGATTTTGGCAAGCTCATTTATCGATGATACCGGTTTATCGGCAAAGTAGTTTTGTGCTATCTGCATCATTACTTCTAAAGCGACCGCTTCTTTGTTAGAAGGTGATAGTGACAGGAACTTGTTTTTGTTGAGGCGATATTGCGGGTTCTGGATATAAAAACTTATACTTGAGCCTATAAGCAGTACCAGCCACACCAGATATATCCATACCATGAACACGATGACCGTCGCAAATGCAGAATATATAAGAGTGTGGCTTGATGAGCCTGCTACAAAATTGGTAAACCCCCAGCCCATCAATTTCCATAAGAATGCGGTCATAAGACCGCCTATGAAAGCTGCCTTTACATTAACTTTTGTATTTGGGATAAAGCTGTACATAAACGTAAAAGCAACAGAAAGGATAAAGTAGGGTACTATTATTCCGAATAAAGGAATAATAAATTGCAGCCTTTCCACTTCATTGATTCTTTCCACCAGATAGCCGCCGGTTAGCGAGGTGGTCATGGCGGTAGACAGGAATATTAATACCGGTCCTACGAACAATATACTTAAATAGTCGTTAAAACGCTTCGTTAAGTTACGTGACCTTTCAACACCCCATACAAAGTTAAAGGCATTTTCTATTTTCTGCATCAATCCTATAACGGTATATAACAACACCGCTATACCTACCGCACCCAATACACCTACTTGTATATTATCTACAAATCCGATTATCTTATCCGTAACCTCAATCTTTTTCTCGCCAAGGGGGTCTAGCGTGTTAAGCAAAAAAGGCTTTATCTGATTATGAGCGCCTAGTCCTTTAAGGACTGAAAAACTTATGGCAATTAGCGGAACTATGGAAATAATGGTGGTGTAAACAAGGCTCATCGCCCTAAGGCTTAACTGCCCGTTTTTTAAGTCACGTATGATTGCACTTATTATCTGTAACACCGTGCGTAAGAAAATTACATGAAACGGTATATCAACGGTCTGCATTGACCGAAGCCACTTATTATAACTTTTTAGTAATTTACTTATAGATTCCATATAGCCTATCTTACTCAATAATTTTTATATGGCAATACGGTATCCTTATGAGGCTTCTATATTATAGTACAACAACCTGCTTCGGCTTGCTGTTGTCTTCTTGTGTTTAAAGAGGCTGTATGGCTTTGTTGCTGAGGCGGAATATTTGCCTTTTGCGCTTCTTGTGGGGCTTCGGCAAACTGCCTCATATGCTCGGCGTTTTTCCTCAGATATATGGCAAATATAGAACCGCCTGTGCCGATTGCATCGCCATTGGGGTTTTGTATATATTCTACGGCATTATCGGCATGTGCCAAACGGAAATCAGCTCCTGCTACAACGGCTTGTTTAAAAGCGTCTCCACCCAGTTTCCTTAAATCAAGGTCTTTTGTCGCTTCACCAAGGTCGCTTAAAAATTCACGGTGTTTAGTAGGCATATACTCCCTGTAGCCCTCATAAAATTTTGTTGGCGGCTTGTATCCTAATAGCTCGTCCAGTGCCGGTATAACAGAACTCATAGCCCCTGATTCGCCCCTAAAATATTGCGGTTCATTATTATACTGCCCTTCATATATAACACCATCGGGACGTGTTTTACCGTCAAATCCTTTAATATAAGGTCGCAGTCCGCCTTCTTCTTTTTCATATTCGCTTGTTCTTGAATAAGCGGGTGATAAGTGGAATATTTCTACCATTTTCCGGTATGTTGACGCTACGGTCTGCAATCCTTCCTGCACACCTTTTACATCTTCATTTTTAGCGGCATCAATTATTTTGGGCATTTGGTATAACGCCTTAGCCGCTATTGCCTCAATTACCGTATGTACCTGTACAAAGCCAAGTTCATCATCTTCGCCTTTAGCATTAGGTCCGACAAAAGGATATCTGAATTTTAGCTCACCTATATCGCTTATCTTATCTACTTTTCCGATAATATCCCTATCTTCTCCAAGTTTGCTTTTTACATATTGACCGTCAGGGCTGTTGCCATCTTTTGCCTTAATGAAAATCTCGGTTTCCTTAGGGGTTCTTGGTGCTGTGATGTCTTTAGGGTTCTCGCTATTTTCACGGTTGCCGAACTTTCCGACCGGCACTCTTTTCAAAGCGGGCTTGTTCGAATCAACCCTTTCATACCTTACCCTTTCCCATTCATATTGACCGTTTTGTGTCAGTACCTTGTCAACATCAACCTCACCATCTTTTGTATAAGGTATTTCTCCTTTTCTGTTATCTATAGCGTAGTGTGCATAGTTTAGCATAGGAGGCACTTGTGCCATATCTGCAAGCTGTTTTAACGGCTTGGCAAGTTTTTCAGGAACAACGGCAGCGTTGCTTTGAATACCGAGTTTTTTACGAAGTTCGGCGGATTTGCCTGTTTCGTGGTCGGTATAATTAACATATCCCGATGCAATGGCGGTTAACATTTGCAAGTCTGCACGTAAATTAGAATCTTCAGTGTCAAATTTACCGTCTTTGCTTTTTGAATAACGTTCTTCTTCAAAAACAAATTCAGGAAGGTCTTTACTGTTTAAGGCATCGGCAAATGCTCCGCGCTTTTTTAAAAGCTGCGGCATATTTTTTGCAAGATTATCCCATTTTTCATTCTTTCCTGCATCACCGTCAAACGGTAAATAAACAAAACCGGGGTCACGACTGCCCGGCTCTCCAATCCCGTATTCCCTAAGCGGTTTTAGTGTCGGCAAGTTGTCATTATTGCCTAAAATATCTGTGAAGCTTCTTTTTTTCGTTGAACTGATTATCTTTCCTACCGTCATGCTTAAAAGTGACTCCTTATCTTAATGGTCTGCAAATAAAAATTGAAAATGTTAAAGATTAACCAAATTAAAGGCAGTAGAAGGTTGTTGTCAATATATCTTTTAACGGCAGTCAGGATGTTAAATAATCGGAATACTCCGTTAATTGGTTTTTTATATTTTTTTGTCAACCTGAACTTGTTTCAGGTTCTATTATGAAACATGAAAGATGCTGAAATAAATTCAGCATGACAACTATTTTGTCCGAAGTAACGGTGGAATTGAAACTACTACTTTTTATTAGAACGTAAATTTAAATTAATTCTTTCTTGAATCTTATTGAATTCTTCCCATGATATATTATCCCGTTTTCCTTCATCGGCAAGTTTTGCCGCCTGAAATTTTATTACCGACAGACGCTCATAATCCTGTGCGATAATGCCCATGCCTTTTTCCTCATACTCCCTAGCAAGTATCTTATATTCGGCAGATTCATCATAAAAATCATGGTCGGGTTTGCCCTTGGTGTTCGAAGAAACTTCTTTCATTGCAGCGGCAGGATTGAACATGTGGTTTTTTTGCTTTCTTTTTGTTTCATGTGTTTCAGACAGTTCTTTATAATCAGACGATGAATTATAAGGCTTATAATCGGTTGTAGCATTCGTACCCGATCTGGTTGAAATATCCTTACGCTCTTGAGCTATATCAGGCAGGTCAATCTCATTCATGCGGTGAGTTTCATATTCGGCAAACGCAGAAAACGAAAACACAGCTAAACTTATTACGAAAAAAGAATGAAATATATAGGTCACTTGCTACTCCTTGGTTATCATTATGTTAAGTATATCACATAAAATATGTTTTTAAAATAATTTCCCCGGCTAACTTTGGTAGCGTTTATGTTATAGAGGTTTTTAGTAGTGCAGGATTGTAATTACAAGAATTTAACTTGCATGGCGGTCGGAATATTAGTACAAGCATGAACTGTAAATTATAAAAAGTAAATGTTATGACTAAACCGACAAAAGAACAGGCGGAAGCTGCGGTTAAAACCATACTTGACTGGATAGGGGAGGATTCGGACAGGGAAGGGCTTTTAGACACTCCTAAAAGGGTGGTGAAAAGTTTTAGTGAGTTTTTCGGCGGATATGATGTAGACCCCGAAGAGATATTGAAGCGTACTTTCTCCGAAACAGAAGGATACGATGAAATGATAATGCTAAAAGATATACGTATCGAATCGCATTGTGAACACCACATGCTGCCTATTATCGGTAAAGCACATATTGCATACATACCTAATAAAAGGGTGGTGGGTATCAGCAAACTTGCAAGGATAGCGGAAGCATATGCTAAACGCCTTCAGATACAGGAAAAACTTACGGCACAGATTGCAAATAGTATTAATGATGTCTTGCAGCCTAAAGGGGTTGCGGTTGTAATTGAAGCTACTCACCAATGTATGAGTACACGTGGCGTGCATAAATCGGGCGTTGTAATGAAAACCAGTCATATGCTCGGTCTTTTCAGGAAAGACGAAAGAACAAGGCAGGAATTCATACAGCTTGTAACTTCACCTACTCGTACAGAGATAAATATTTAATTTGTTACTTGTGCAGGAAATTATATAGTTGAATAGCGTTATTAAAATTGCTAGTAACTAGTGTTGTAAAAAATAACTATATAATTATATGCATAATTTCAGACCGGTATTATACGCAATAGGTATTTTGCTGACTACGCTAGCCGTATTCATGTTAATACCTGCTATATTTGACTATATGTCACAAGATCAGGAATGGGTAGGGTTCTTGTTATCATCATTCATAACCTTCTTTGTCGGGCTTAGTTTTGCACTTACCAATAAGGGAAAAACTGCCCCACTTAATATCAGGCAGGCATTTGTCTTAACTACATTTAGCTGGTTGGCACTGGTAACCTTTGCGGCGTTACCTTTCAAATTTTCAGCGGTCGGGCTTTCTGTTACCGATTCATTTTTTGAATCCATGTCAGGACTAACAACTACCGGAGCAACCGTGCTTACCGGTCTGGACGGACTTCCTCCCGGTATATTGCTATGGCGTTCTTTGCTGCAATGGATAGGCGGTATCGGAATAATCGTGGTAGCTTTGGCGGTCTTGCCTATGTTAAATATCGGAGGTATGCAGTTATTCAGGACGGAGTCATCAGATAAATCGGAAAAAATAATGCCACGAACAGCTCAAATATCAATTGCTATAGGAAGTGTGTATCTTCTACTTACCGTTATTTGCGGTATTATGTTGATATGGGTGGGAATGAGTCATTTTGATGCCGTAAACCATGCTATGACAACAGTTGCTACGGCAGGATTTTCAACGCATGATCAATCCATAGCGTATTTCAACAGCAGCAAAATAGAGTATGTATTAAGTTTTTTCATGTTGGCAGGCGGAATACCGTTTGTTCTATATATTCATTTGTTACAAGGGAATATAAGTGCATTCCACAAAGATTCTCAGGTTAGGTGGTTTCTTACGATAGTTGCTCTTAGCATTCTTGTTTGTGCCATATGGCTAACGCTTAATAACGGTATGGACTTGCCTTACGCATTGAGAGTTTCGTCATTTAATATTGTGTCCATTGCAACTACATCGGGTTTTTCATCTGCGGATTATTCTCTTTGGGGCGGATTTCCGGTAACGTTAATATTTATGTTATCCGTTGTCGGAGGGTGTACCGGTTCAACTACGGGGGGGATAAAAGTATTCAGGTATCAGGTTTTATACCAGACTGCTAAAGCACAGATAAACCACCTCATACAGCCTCATGCCGTCATACGCCCTCGTTTTAACGGCAAACCTCTTTCCGAAGCTATCACAAGTTCAGTTATGAGCTACATAATATTGTTTGCGTTCTCATTTTTAGTGGTAGCACTTATACTTTCATTATGCGGTCTTGATTATATTTCAAGTATGAGCGGTGCGGCAGCCACTCTTGCAAATGTGGGACCGGGTCTTGGCGATGTTATCGGTCCTGCGGGAAATTATGCTGACGTACCTGTTCTTGCAAAGTGGGTGTTGTCGTTTGCCATGCTACTTGGAAGGTTGGAAATATTTACCATACTTGTGCTGTTCTCGTCTTATTTCTGGCAGGACTAGATATTTATAGGAACCGTAGTAGATTACACCGTGCTTTAGATTATGAATTGTAGTGATAACAAGCCTATAATTGTTTGACTTTGGCAGTTTAGTCTGTATAAAAATACGCAATCTATAGAAATGTGCCTTGTTTTCGCAAAACACGATGTAATTCCGGCACTTTTGTGAAAATAAAATACAAGGTTTTTAGATGGTTCTTTCTCGACTTCGTGCCGAGTGGTTCGGCAATATTCGTGGTGATTTACTTGCAGGCACGGTAGTGGCACTTGCACTTATCCCTGAAGCTATAGCTTTTTCCATTATTGCAGGTGTTGACCCGAAAGTCGGGCTTTATGCCTCTTTTTGTATTGCCGTAGTTATTGCATTTGTCGGAGGCAGACCGGGAATGATTTCGGCTGCAACCGGTGCTATGGCTCTGGTGATGGTCACTTTAGTTAAAGAACACGGGCTTGAATATCTGCTGGCAGCTACGGTGCTTACAGGTATTATCCAGATTATAGCGGGTTTTTTAAAGCTCGGTTCGCTCTTGCGGTTTGTTTCCAAATCGGTAGTAACAGGTTTTGTCAATGCGTTGGCAATCCTTATTTTTATGGCACAGTTGCCGGAATTTAGCGGTGCTAGTTGGCAGATGTATGCAATGGTGGCGGCGGGTTTAGGAATTATTTATGGTTTTCCTTATATAACAAAAGCAGTGCCTTCTCCGCTAGTGGCGATTGTAGTTCTGACTGCATTTAGTATTTTTATGGGATTGGATATTCGTACCGTAGGTCATATGGGGCAGTTGCCTGATACTTTTCCTTTATTTATGATTCCGAATATTCCGCTTAATTTGGAAACGCTCATGATTATTCTGCCTTATTCGGTCACGCTGGCAGCGGTCGGCTTACTCGAATCATTGATGACGGCGGTAATCGTAGATGATTTAACCGATACGCCGAGTCAGAAAAACCGTGAATGTGCAGGGCAGGGTATTGCCAATATTGTTGCGGGATTCTTCGGCGGTATGGCAGGCTGTGCAATGATAGGTCAGTCGGTGATTAACGTTAAGTCAGGCGGTAGGGGCAGGCTATCAACTTTTTTTGCCGGAGCCTTTTTACTGTTCCTGATTCTGGTGCTGGGTGATTGGGTAAAGCAAATCCCTATGGCGGCACTGGTCGCGGTAATGATTATGGTGTCAATCGGTACGTTTAGCTGGGCATCGGTAAAAAACCTAAAAACGCATCCGAAATCGTCAAGCCTTGTGATGGTGACAACTGTTGTGGTTGTTGTAGCTACTCATAATCTGGCACTTGGTGTGTTTATCGGCGTATTGATGAGTGCATTATTCTTTGCCAAAAAAGTATCACACCTACTTCTTGTAGAATCGGAACTTACCGATGAAGGAAAACACCGCATTTACCGTGTTTATGGTCAGGTGTTTTTTGCCTCTGCCGATAATTTTTCTGCACGGTTCGACTTTAAAGAAGTGGTTGAGCGTGTAACAATTGATATGACGCAGGCACATTTTTGGGATTTAACAGGTGTCGGTGCACTTGATAAGATAGTGCTGAAATTCCGCCGTGAAGGTACGGATGTAAAAGTGCTTGGATTAAACGAAGCAAGTGCTACTATGGTAGAAAAACTGGCAATCCATGATAAACCGGATGCTATGGAATTAATGATAAAACACTAAAAAGGGGTGGCTATGGGCAAGATTATAGCATGTATAGACGGCTCAACACACGCCGATAGCGTGTGTACTTTAAGTTCATGGGTATCCGGTCAGAGTGGTTTTAAAATATCCCTTCTTCATGTTGTAGCACCTCACACCGAAATGGAAGCTAAAGGCAACTTAAGCGGTTCTATCGGTCTTGGTGCTAAAAGTGAGCTACTGGAAGAATTGACAAAAATAGATGAGGAGCATGGCAGGCTGGAGTTAAAAAAAGGTCGTCTTATGCTTGATCACGCCAAAGAAGAACTTGAAAATCTCGGCATTTCAACTCCTGAAATATTACATCGCCGTGGATCGCTAGTAGAAATAATCGGTGAGTTAGAAGCTGATGTAGAAATAATTATTATGGGCAAACGTGGTGAAAATCATAACAATGCATCGAATCACTTAGGTTCAAACCTAGAGCGTGTTGCACGTTCTATACATAAGCCGTTATTAATAGCTACGGATAATCCCAAAGACATTAAGCGTTTCATTATTGCTTATGACGGCAGCCCGTCCGTAAAAAAAGCGTTAGATTACATCACAAACACACCTCTACTTAAAGGGGCGGACTGTCATTTATTAAAAGCAGGTGATGATAATGCCCAAACGCAAGCTATTATAAAAGAGGCAGAAGATAAACTTAAAGCAGCAAGCTTTAATGTTCATACGCATATTCAAAAAGGCAAGCAGGTAGAGAATTTTGTGGCGGATTATGCTGCCGCTAATGATATTAACCTATTGGTTATCGGTGCATACGGTCATTCAAAAATACGCAGCCTGATACTTGGTAGTACAACCACATCTATTATTCGCAAATCGGATATTCCGGTGCTGTTGTTTAGATAAACTCGGTTATGGCTAGGCTGATACCCGTCTAATTAGAGTAAAGGTAACAAATAATAGCGTGTGTATAATTATTTTCATAAAAACATATTCCTTTGAGTGACATGAAAAATTAAAGATGCTAATTTGCAATTTGACAAGTATAGTAACTTTGAATTTGATTGACAGGGTGCGTAAATTAAATTCAAAGTTACTATATCCAAAAACAGTTAGGTAAAGTGTTTATGAAAAAAATTGAGGTAAAAAGTCCTTTAGTTATCTTGCATGGTGATGAAATGGCACAGGTTGCTTTTGATATGATTATCGAGCGATTTGTTAAGAAATATTTAAAAATCCCCCTACATGAAATGGATTTATCTGCAAAAAATCGCCTTAAAACCAACGGTAAAATTGTTACCGATTCTGTAGAAAGGCTTCTTGAATGCGGAGTAGGCATTAAAAATGCCGGAATTACGGTAAATAAAAAACAGTTAGATGATTTAATAGCCGAGCTTTTAGCGGAAGGTCATAAAATTGATAAAAAAAGCCTTGATAAGCTTGCCACAAAATCCCCTAACGGCACTATCCGCAAAGGAATACACGGCAATATAACCCGTGAGGATATACCTTTTAATAACTTAAAACAGATTATTCCACAGTGGTATGGTAAAAAAATTGATGTTTTAACTATGGAGACAGGCGGTCTTATAGACAGCTTCAATCAGGTATCGCAGTTTGGCGGTATGTTGCGTTTAGAATTCACCGATAGTAAAGGTAAAAAACATCTGCTGCATAGCCGTCCTATTGAAAAAGGCGATCCGTATCTTTTAGCTACTAACGATATTCAACAGGTAAAAGAGTGGGCAAAAGATTTATTTAGCCGTGCAATAAAAGAAGGTCGTGATGTATATGTAGGTCTTAAAGATACCGTAATGCCCGGTTATGACGGTGTTATGAAAGATGCGGTCGAAGAAGTGTTTAAACAGAAATTTGCCGATAAATTTAAGCAAAAAGGGCTTAAATATGAATATGGTCTAATTGACGCACAGGCAGCTTCAAT
Proteins encoded in this region:
- a CDS encoding SulP family inorganic anion transporter, with amino-acid sequence MVLSRLRAEWFGNIRGDLLAGTVVALALIPEAIAFSIIAGVDPKVGLYASFCIAVVIAFVGGRPGMISAATGAMALVMVTLVKEHGLEYLLAATVLTGIIQIIAGFLKLGSLLRFVSKSVVTGFVNALAILIFMAQLPEFSGASWQMYAMVAAGLGIIYGFPYITKAVPSPLVAIVVLTAFSIFMGLDIRTVGHMGQLPDTFPLFMIPNIPLNLETLMIILPYSVTLAAVGLLESLMTAVIVDDLTDTPSQKNRECAGQGIANIVAGFFGGMAGCAMIGQSVINVKSGGRGRLSTFFAGAFLLFLILVLGDWVKQIPMAALVAVMIMVSIGTFSWASVKNLKTHPKSSSLVMVTTVVVVVATHNLALGVFIGVLMSALFFAKKVSHLLLVESELTDEGKHRIYRVYGQVFFASADNFSARFDFKEVVERVTIDMTQAHFWDLTGVGALDKIVLKFRREGTDVKVLGLNEASATMVEKLAIHDKPDAMELMIKH
- a CDS encoding universal stress protein; translated protein: MGKIIACIDGSTHADSVCTLSSWVSGQSGFKISLLHVVAPHTEMEAKGNLSGSIGLGAKSELLEELTKIDEEHGRLELKKGRLMLDHAKEELENLGISTPEILHRRGSLVEIIGELEADVEIIIMGKRGENHNNASNHLGSNLERVARSIHKPLLIATDNPKDIKRFIIAYDGSPSVKKALDYITNTPLLKGADCHLLKAGDDNAQTQAIIKEAEDKLKAASFNVHTHIQKGKQVENFVADYAAANDINLLVIGAYGHSKIRSLILGSTTTSIIRKSDIPVLLFR